Part of the bacterium genome, CTGAGGTTCTCGCGCTCTTCCGGCGAAATCTCCTCGTCCGCAAGCGTGATCTCTTCGATCTTTTCGAGAAAGACCCTGCGGTGCTCCAGGGGGATGGCCGTCGGATCTACTTCCTCGGGTAGTGGCGGCGTACGCAGCCAACCGGCCACGAGGGAGCGTTCGTCGTCGTCGAGCCCGAAACGAGCTGCGAGCTTTGCCACGAACTCCCGCTCCTGTTCACGTACTTCGAGATCTGCCCAGGCAAATGAGCACAGGAACTTCATGAGTCGGAGGCGTTCAGCCGGTTCCAGGGATTTCAACATGGATCGGCATATTGAACGCTGAGAGCGCGCGCAGCAAGTGCGAAAACGGGGCTACCCCTGCTCGGGCTTGGAACTTTCCATATGGTGCGCGAGCATCGTCAGGAGCTTGAAACGCTCGATCGGCTTGGTTGCGTAGTCATCGCACCCCGCCTGGATGCAACGCTGGCGCTCTTCTGGCAGCGCGTGGGCGGTGAGGGCGATGATCGGAGCCGTGTAGCCCGCCTCCCGAAGCCGCGTTGTCGCCTGGTAGCCGTCGAGCACCGGCATCTGCATATCCATTAGGATCGCGTCAAAACAGTGCCCGTCCTGCTTGGCCACCATGGCGGCCTCGTACCCGATCAAACCATTCTCGGCGACCTCGACTCTCAGGCCTGCGCGTTCTAGTACGTTTCGGAT contains:
- a CDS encoding TerB family tellurite resistance protein, with amino-acid sequence MLKSLEPAERLRLMKFLCSFAWADLEVREQEREFVAKLAARFGLDDDERSLVAGWLRTPPLPEEVDPTAIPLEHRRVFLEKIEEITLADEEISPEERENLSLFKQLLSGGPEIGS